Proteins encoded by one window of Chryseobacterium foetidum:
- a CDS encoding YoaK family protein: MDNSSIKKSISVSSDSVKMQERLAIFLALIAGYIDGIGLIQWKTYVSFMSGNTTSLGASLSTDNFGIVITTVTVLSCFLVGIYTGTCLSLSKRIKNQTLIFYLVSGILILYTILAYFLNINTLLSIGIVGFSMGIMNTIVTSVGKQKVNTDFVTGTLNSLARNTAMLTMTKDKAEKKEYQSNAIHLLLLWIGFLSGAFITPFLLDYFGKWTLMIPALLLMICGILISKINAKN; this comes from the coding sequence ATGGATAATTCCAGCATTAAAAAAAGCATTTCCGTTTCATCTGATTCGGTTAAGATGCAGGAGAGATTGGCAATATTTTTAGCTTTGATTGCGGGATATATCGATGGAATAGGACTGATACAATGGAAAACCTACGTCTCTTTTATGAGTGGAAATACCACTTCACTGGGAGCGTCACTTTCAACGGACAACTTTGGAATTGTCATAACGACAGTCACCGTTCTAAGTTGTTTTTTAGTTGGAATTTATACAGGGACGTGTTTGTCATTATCAAAGAGAATAAAGAACCAAACACTGATATTTTATTTGGTTTCCGGAATTCTGATTTTATACACCATCCTTGCTTATTTCTTAAATATCAATACTCTATTATCCATCGGAATCGTCGGATTTTCAATGGGAATAATGAACACGATTGTGACTTCAGTAGGAAAGCAAAAAGTGAATACAGATTTCGTGACAGGAACTCTGAACAGCTTGGCAAGAAACACCGCAATGCTGACGATGACCAAAGATAAAGCAGAAAAAAAGGAATATCAATCCAACGCCATTCATCTTTTGCTTTTGTGGATAGGGTTTTTGTCCGGTGCATTTATCACTCCTTTCCTACTCGACTATTTTGGAAAATGGACATTGATGATTCCAGCATTATTACTAATGATTTGCGGCATATTGATTTCAAAAATTAACGCTAAAAACTAA
- a CDS encoding cupin domain-containing protein produces MNTKSLSFKYELEKQTPRTNDGGTTRGASVKDFPASIGIAGVSMRLQPGSMRELHWHANAAEWAYVISGTVRTTIIHPDGHSYTDNFEPGDVWYFPKGYGHSIQATGTEECHFILIFDNGNFSEDHTFSVTDFVSSVPPEIVAQNLGLTLEEVASLPQKEAYFAAGIVPDEMSFVAEARPNESDIELTSFHRYPLHSQQPRIVPGGGLQRLVTSKEFPISSTMSGSILELQPGALREMHWHPNADEWQYFISGQAEMSVFLAESTCVTEQFSAGDIGYVPMGAGHYIKNTGDTVCRILIGFNSGKYESIDLSEWLAGNPKDVVVTNFGLKEGEVEKFPTEKVFIQPKK; encoded by the coding sequence ATGAACACAAAATCTTTGAGTTTCAAATACGAATTAGAAAAACAAACACCTCGCACCAACGACGGCGGAACGACAAGAGGCGCTTCTGTAAAAGATTTCCCTGCTTCTATCGGGATTGCGGGAGTTTCTATGAGATTGCAACCCGGAAGTATGAGAGAATTGCACTGGCACGCCAACGCTGCTGAATGGGCATATGTGATTTCTGGGACAGTTCGCACCACGATTATTCATCCAGACGGACACAGCTACACCGATAATTTTGAGCCGGGCGACGTTTGGTATTTTCCAAAAGGTTATGGGCATTCTATTCAGGCGACTGGGACGGAAGAATGTCATTTCATTCTGATTTTTGATAACGGTAATTTTTCCGAAGACCATACGTTCAGCGTTACGGATTTTGTTTCATCTGTACCACCTGAAATTGTTGCTCAGAATTTAGGATTAACTTTAGAAGAAGTAGCTTCTTTACCTCAGAAAGAAGCCTACTTCGCTGCGGGAATTGTTCCGGACGAGATGTCTTTCGTAGCAGAAGCTCGCCCGAATGAATCTGACATCGAATTAACAAGTTTTCACCGTTATCCTTTGCATTCTCAACAGCCGAGAATTGTTCCGGGCGGCGGTTTGCAAAGATTGGTTACAAGCAAGGAATTTCCTATCAGCAGTACAATGTCTGGTTCTATTTTGGAACTTCAACCGGGCGCTTTAAGAGAAATGCACTGGCATCCGAATGCGGACGAATGGCAATATTTTATTTCTGGACAGGCAGAAATGTCAGTTTTCTTAGCCGAATCTACTTGCGTTACTGAGCAGTTCAGTGCAGGCGATATAGGTTACGTTCCAATGGGAGCCGGACATTACATCAAAAATACAGGCGATACCGTTTGCCGGATTTTGATTGGCTTCAACAGCGGAAAATATGAATCGATTGATTTAAGCGAATGGCTGGCTGGAAATCCGAAAGATGTTGTTGTAACGAACTTTGGTTTAAAGGAAGGTGAAGTTGAAAAATTCCCGACTGAGAAAGTTTTCATTCAGCCTAAGAAATAA
- a CDS encoding hybrid sensor histidine kinase/response regulator gives MKKISSVMGNKRFSYFIILTFIAGSLLLIAVQINSAKNTKELIQNNNRLLNELRSSNHLREIDRDILGVESRIRASIATNDTTHLNGVDQKIDEVENFLDSLSKDNADIEEQKLIQRLSVLALEKKLVKEKLLLRHKTIGDMDDQTSIANPRARKISNEITNITAKIYEKRRVDMVNLSKQSEEMGQKARFYDISLLILLILSGSIVGYHILRQFKRQRLLIQELDVAQKKALVAAQTKENFLANMSHEIRTPLSGILGFTNLLQKRPLDDTSKEFVSSIQRSGENLMAIINDILDLSKIEAGMMRITKGIFSINGLVNSVETFFVERAKEKGLTISSKIDSSIPDTLNGDATRLTQILVNLIGNAIKFTHQGNINIEIYNKQQTENEVVVGFKVSDTGIGIDKEKLIEVFERFNQGEDSTTRNYGGTGLGLSIVKSLIQLQNGDIEVISEQGKGTTFHFYIPYAIAKEQLNVVPKVDTDYFKDKTNASLKVLIVDDNTINQSLMKHLLSQWNIDFETANNGLEAVEFLRNNDCDLVLMDIQMPQMDGYVATQTIREELKLNTPIIAMTAHALAGERERCMSRGMNEYISKPIKEEELFKLISNFGLKENKKTETKTAEVTSNYEFIDLTYLKSISNEDKDFERTVTQQFLDKVPTHLQELKLAYDNKDFKLLKLRAHDLKSSVAIMGLLPLLEEKLDILELTTKENPASQLALEEVKDVLLKSFFETKLFMKSI, from the coding sequence ATGAAAAAAATATCCTCAGTAATGGGCAACAAACGGTTCAGTTATTTCATCATCCTCACATTTATTGCGGGCTCTCTTCTGTTGATAGCGGTTCAAATCAATTCAGCTAAAAATACCAAAGAACTCATTCAAAATAACAACCGACTTCTCAACGAGCTGCGTTCGAGCAATCATTTGCGAGAAATCGACCGCGATATTCTGGGCGTTGAAAGCAGAATCCGAGCTTCCATTGCAACAAATGATACGACACATCTTAACGGAGTTGACCAGAAAATTGACGAAGTAGAAAACTTCCTCGATTCCCTCTCCAAAGACAATGCAGATATTGAGGAACAAAAACTGATTCAAAGACTAAGCGTTTTGGCTTTAGAGAAAAAGCTTGTGAAGGAGAAACTTCTTTTGCGTCACAAAACAATTGGTGATATGGATGACCAAACTTCGATTGCGAATCCAAGAGCCAGAAAAATCTCGAATGAAATTACCAATATCACAGCCAAAATTTATGAAAAACGCAGAGTCGATATGGTCAACCTCAGCAAACAAAGTGAGGAAATGGGACAGAAAGCCAGATTTTACGATATTTCCCTATTGATTCTACTGATTCTAAGCGGTTCCATCGTTGGTTATCATATTCTACGTCAGTTCAAACGTCAGCGATTATTGATTCAGGAATTGGATGTTGCGCAGAAAAAAGCTTTGGTCGCCGCGCAAACGAAAGAAAATTTCCTTGCCAATATGAGCCACGAAATCAGAACACCTTTGAGCGGGATTTTGGGCTTTACCAATCTTTTACAAAAAAGACCTTTGGATGACACTTCGAAAGAATTTGTCTCGTCCATTCAACGTTCTGGGGAAAATCTGATGGCGATTATTAATGACATTTTAGATTTATCAAAAATCGAAGCCGGAATGATGCGCATTACCAAAGGCATATTCAGCATCAATGGATTGGTAAATTCAGTTGAAACATTTTTCGTAGAAAGAGCCAAGGAAAAAGGATTGACGATTTCCAGCAAAATAGATTCTTCTATTCCTGATACCTTGAATGGCGACGCCACGAGACTGACTCAAATTTTGGTCAACCTCATCGGAAATGCCATTAAATTTACACATCAGGGGAATATTAATATAGAAATTTACAATAAACAACAGACAGAAAATGAAGTCGTTGTAGGTTTTAAAGTTTCTGACACAGGAATTGGAATTGATAAAGAAAAACTCATTGAAGTTTTTGAAAGATTCAATCAGGGTGAAGATTCTACAACCCGAAATTACGGCGGAACCGGACTTGGTTTATCGATTGTCAAAAGTCTGATTCAGTTGCAAAACGGTGATATCGAAGTCATCAGCGAACAGGGAAAAGGCACGACTTTCCATTTTTATATTCCTTATGCGATTGCGAAAGAACAGCTGAATGTAGTTCCGAAAGTTGACACCGATTATTTTAAAGATAAAACAAACGCGTCTTTGAAAGTGTTAATCGTGGATGACAACACTATCAATCAAAGTCTAATGAAGCATCTTTTGTCACAATGGAACATCGATTTCGAAACCGCAAATAACGGTCTGGAAGCGGTAGAATTTCTCAGAAATAATGATTGTGATTTGGTTTTGATGGACATCCAAATGCCACAAATGGACGGTTACGTTGCCACGCAAACCATCCGTGAAGAACTGAAACTGAACACGCCTATCATCGCAATGACCGCACACGCTTTGGCAGGCGAACGCGAAAGATGTATGAGCCGTGGAATGAACGAATATATTTCTAAACCTATCAAAGAAGAAGAATTATTTAAATTAATCTCCAATTTTGGATTAAAAGAAAACAAAAAAACCGAAACAAAAACCGCAGAAGTCACTTCTAATTACGAATTCATCGACCTTACTTATTTGAAGTCTATTAGTAATGAAGACAAGGATTTTGAAAGAACCGTGACACAACAGTTTTTAGATAAAGTCCCAACCCATTTGCAGGAACTGAAATTGGCTTACGACAACAAGGATTTTAAATTATTGAAATTAAGAGCCCACGATTTAAAATCGAGTGTGGCGATAATGGGTTTGCTTCCTTTGTTAGAGGAAAAATTAGATATTTTAGAATTAACAACCAAAGAAAATCCAGCATCGCAACTGGCTTTGGAAGAAGTAAAAGATGTTTTGCTGAAATCTTTTTTTGAAACTAAACTATTTATGAAATCGATTTAA
- a CDS encoding LytR/AlgR family response regulator transcription factor — protein sequence MKALIVDDNDIARTTLAHLAKQVPNLTIVKEYDNAMEAYNHLQKNHVDLIFLDIEMPEMTGIELTKALSGKETIIIFTSSKKDYALEAFELNIADYLLKPVMPARFLQAVSKAQAILDSRKEDVEVTKDEFLFVRDSNITRRLKLDDIFYAEAMGDYVKFYTSEKMYAIHGTMKSAEERLPKDHFIRVHRSYIVSVGKIDTLQDGGIMINGKFIPVADAYRKALNTRMNVF from the coding sequence ATGAAAGCCTTAATCGTTGATGATAATGATATTGCCAGAACCACATTGGCACATTTGGCAAAACAAGTTCCGAATCTGACGATTGTGAAGGAATACGACAATGCGATGGAGGCTTACAACCACCTGCAAAAAAATCACGTTGACCTCATATTTTTGGACATTGAAATGCCTGAAATGACTGGAATCGAGCTCACAAAAGCTTTATCAGGGAAAGAAACCATCATCATTTTCACCTCATCCAAAAAAGATTACGCACTCGAAGCTTTCGAGCTCAACATCGCAGATTATCTTCTGAAACCTGTGATGCCTGCGAGATTTTTACAGGCAGTCAGCAAAGCTCAGGCGATTCTTGACAGCCGAAAAGAAGATGTGGAAGTCACCAAAGATGAATTCCTTTTCGTGAGAGATTCCAATATCACAAGGCGTTTGAAGCTCGATGATATTTTTTATGCGGAAGCAATGGGCGATTATGTAAAGTTTTACACCAGTGAAAAAATGTATGCCATTCACGGAACAATGAAATCGGCGGAAGAACGTCTCCCAAAAGACCATTTCATCAGAGTTCATCGGTCTTACATCGTTTCTGTCGGTAAAATAGACACACTTCAGGACGGCGGAATTATGATCAACGGAAAATTCATTCCCGTTGCAGATGCGTACAGAAAAGCACTCAACACGAGAATGAATGTCTTTTAA
- a CDS encoding Dps family protein, whose protein sequence is MKTNIGLREQNAEAVAEQLAKLLADETVLYIKTRNAHWNVTGENFHANHIFFEEQYKQLDELIDSVAERLRKIGHYAPATMKAYLELTHLTEYSDRTNDGLGFMKDLLKDHESIIDFLKGNVTPFAEKYKDYGSSDFITSLIETHEEMAWMIRSYFRN, encoded by the coding sequence ATGAAAACAAACATCGGACTTAGAGAGCAAAACGCAGAAGCTGTTGCGGAACAATTGGCAAAACTTTTGGCAGACGAAACTGTACTTTACATCAAAACAAGAAACGCCCACTGGAATGTGACCGGCGAAAACTTCCACGCGAACCATATTTTCTTCGAAGAACAGTACAAACAGTTGGACGAATTGATTGACAGCGTTGCAGAACGTCTCAGAAAAATCGGTCATTACGCACCTGCAACTATGAAAGCTTATTTAGAATTGACCCATCTTACAGAATACAGCGACAGGACGAATGACGGTTTGGGCTTTATGAAAGATTTGTTAAAAGACCACGAAAGCATCATCGATTTTCTAAAAGGAAACGTGACGCCTTTTGCCGAAAAATACAAAGATTACGGTTCCAGCGACTTCATCACAAGCCTGATAGAAACACACGAAGAAATGGCCTGGATGATTCGTTCATACTTCAGAAATTAA
- a CDS encoding ring-cleaving dioxygenase: MENRILGLHHITAIANNAKRNLDFYTQVLGLRLVKKTVNFDDPGTYHFYYGNEEGTPGTILTFFPWEGIGKGTNGSGLATHIGYSVPKGSSEFWKNRFQEFNISFEEGEIFGEKLISFQDPDRLQLQFIESSTPDDRKVWTTDDIKDENALKGFHNITLTLKKADPTIKVLTDIFGYGLQKQEGERYRFATDAIETANLVDIIENDKIPAGRNAGGTNHHVAFRVKDDNVLMEFREKVMSAGLSITPKIDRDYFYSLYFREPGGVLFEIATDNPGFTVDEPLNELGKNLKLPKQHESLREKIEEVLPKLS; this comes from the coding sequence ATGGAAAATAGAATTTTAGGATTGCACCACATCACAGCAATCGCCAACAATGCAAAGAGAAATTTAGATTTTTATACTCAGGTTTTAGGTTTAAGACTGGTAAAGAAAACAGTCAACTTCGATGATCCCGGAACATACCATTTTTATTACGGAAACGAAGAAGGAACACCGGGAACGATTTTAACATTTTTTCCGTGGGAAGGAATTGGAAAAGGAACAAATGGCTCCGGTTTGGCAACTCACATTGGATATTCGGTTCCGAAAGGAAGTTCGGAATTCTGGAAAAACAGATTTCAGGAATTTAATATCAGTTTTGAGGAAGGAGAAATTTTCGGTGAAAAACTGATCTCATTTCAGGATCCTGACAGACTTCAGTTGCAGTTTATAGAATCATCAACACCGGATGACAGAAAAGTATGGACCACCGATGATATTAAGGACGAAAATGCTTTGAAAGGTTTCCACAACATCACTTTAACCTTGAAAAAAGCAGACCCAACAATCAAAGTTTTAACCGATATTTTTGGATACGGTTTGCAAAAACAGGAAGGCGAAAGATACAGATTCGCAACCGATGCGATTGAAACTGCAAATCTTGTTGACATCATTGAAAACGATAAAATTCCGGCAGGTAGAAACGCCGGAGGAACCAATCATCACGTTGCTTTCCGTGTGAAAGATGATAACGTTTTAATGGAATTCCGTGAAAAAGTAATGTCCGCAGGTTTGAGCATCACGCCGAAGATCGACAGAGATTATTTCTACTCCCTGTACTTCCGTGAGCCGGGTGGTGTACTCTTTGAGATCGCTACCGACAATCCAGGTTTCACAGTGGATGAGCCTTTAAATGAATTGGGCAAAAATTTAAAACTTCCAAAACAGCACGAATCTTTGCGTGAAAAAATAGAAGAAGTTTTACCAAAATTATCATAG
- a CDS encoding GNAT family N-acetyltransferase — METTKVVLGNARGEVQLFSDDNKAGKMDISVIKDKLTVYHTEVDDEYAGNGFAKLLLGELVSYARENNLKIVPLCPYVHAQFKRNPEEYNDVWFKVEA; from the coding sequence ATGGAAACAACAAAAGTGGTTTTAGGAAACGCAAGAGGTGAAGTTCAGCTTTTCTCGGATGACAATAAAGCCGGAAAAATGGATATCTCTGTCATCAAAGACAAACTTACAGTATATCACACAGAGGTGGATGATGAGTATGCAGGAAATGGTTTTGCCAAACTGTTATTGGGAGAACTTGTTTCATACGCAAGAGAAAATAATTTGAAAATTGTTCCACTTTGTCCGTACGTTCATGCACAGTTTAAACGGAATCCTGAGGAATATAACGACGTGTGGTTTAAGGTGGAAGCGTAA
- a CDS encoding VOC family protein, with the protein MALITGLHHVTAITGDSQENIDFYTGVLGLRLIKKTVNFDYAEVYHFYFGDEFGTPGTIMTTFPYGKGLANGRHGKGMLNTTAFSVSMDAFDYWLERLDQFNIPYKQAQQRLSGEVFIYLEDFDGLGLELVFNEKDIRKGYDNGFIPKDFAIKGIHHVEIWVDAYERTASLLTTQIDHQLIAESSDRFRFGTEDRPGKYVDLLCTPSALKGLAGRGTVHHVAFATPNAETQLEMIEKLNKFGLQHTEVKDRKYFTSIYFKEPGGVLFEIATSGPGFDIDEELASLGENLMLPEQFEENREHLLSVLPQINYPTQKFN; encoded by the coding sequence ATGGCACTTATCACAGGACTTCATCATGTAACGGCAATCACAGGCGATTCGCAGGAGAATATAGACTTTTACACAGGTGTTTTAGGGCTTAGATTAATCAAAAAAACAGTCAATTTTGATTATGCTGAGGTGTATCATTTTTATTTCGGAGACGAATTCGGAACGCCGGGAACAATCATGACAACTTTTCCTTACGGTAAAGGTCTGGCCAACGGAAGGCACGGAAAAGGCATGCTCAATACCACCGCTTTTTCTGTTTCAATGGATGCTTTTGATTACTGGCTGGAACGTCTTGATCAATTCAATATTCCTTACAAACAGGCACAGCAAAGGTTATCGGGCGAAGTTTTTATTTACCTGGAAGATTTTGACGGATTGGGTTTGGAGCTGGTTTTTAATGAAAAAGACATTAGAAAAGGTTATGATAATGGATTTATTCCGAAAGATTTTGCAATAAAAGGAATTCATCACGTTGAAATTTGGGTCGATGCTTACGAAAGAACGGCCTCACTTTTAACGACGCAGATAGATCATCAGCTGATTGCTGAAAGCTCGGACAGATTCAGATTTGGAACGGAAGACAGACCCGGAAAATATGTCGATTTGCTTTGCACACCATCTGCTTTGAAAGGTTTGGCAGGAAGAGGAACAGTACATCACGTTGCCTTTGCTACTCCAAATGCGGAAACGCAACTTGAAATGATTGAAAAATTAAACAAATTCGGTTTACAGCATACGGAAGTCAAGGACAGAAAATATTTCACTTCCATTTATTTTAAAGAACCTGGCGGAGTTTTGTTTGAGATCGCCACCTCAGGACCCGGTTTTGATATTGATGAAGAATTGGCTTCTTTAGGTGAAAATCTAATGTTGCCGGAACAGTTTGAAGAAAACAGGGAGCATCTGTTAAGTGTTTTACCCCAAATTAATTATCCAACCCAAAAATTTAATTAA
- a CDS encoding alpha/beta hydrolase codes for MNHILDIKTSGKLLAEAEKVLIMIHGRGGSAQDILSLSQHLNVVDYALLAPQATNGTWYPLSFTAPVEQNEPWLSSAIETVGKTVQTALDAGIKGENIYFFGFSQGACLTLEFLARNAQRFGGAVAIIGGVIGEKINRENYKGDFAQTPVFLGTSNPDFHVPIERVYATANILKEMNADVTEKVYANFGHSINQEEIELANSIVFK; via the coding sequence ATGAACCATATTTTAGATATTAAAACATCAGGAAAACTATTAGCTGAAGCCGAAAAAGTTTTGATAATGATTCACGGAAGAGGCGGAAGTGCTCAGGATATCTTGAGCCTTTCACAACACTTGAATGTAGTAGATTATGCTCTGCTTGCGCCACAGGCAACCAATGGAACCTGGTATCCGTTGTCCTTCACCGCTCCGGTTGAGCAAAACGAACCTTGGTTGTCATCAGCCATTGAAACTGTTGGAAAAACTGTTCAAACGGCTTTGGATGCTGGAATCAAAGGTGAGAATATTTACTTTTTCGGATTTTCACAAGGTGCGTGTCTGACCTTGGAATTTTTAGCCAGAAACGCTCAAAGATTTGGTGGAGCAGTGGCGATTATCGGTGGTGTGATTGGTGAAAAAATCAATCGTGAAAATTACAAAGGTGATTTTGCGCAAACGCCGGTTTTCCTGGGGACAAGCAATCCGGATTTCCATGTTCCTATAGAAAGAGTTTACGCGACAGCCAATATTTTAAAGGAAATGAATGCCGATGTGACGGAAAAAGTTTATGCTAATTTTGGACATTCGATTAATCAGGAGGAAATTGAACTGGCGAATTCTATTGTTTTTAAATGA
- a CDS encoding cupin domain-containing protein, which produces MKITKIFSDENGESHFEDIEIPLINQGEIGFLSEDINVKKLQFRTVSADYDYGFHLAPQKQYIVLLDGGVEIETSLGEIRQFQTGEILLVEDISGKGHTTKNLEKKERTSLFIHL; this is translated from the coding sequence ATGAAAATCACAAAAATATTCAGTGACGAAAACGGCGAATCTCACTTCGAAGACATCGAAATTCCATTAATTAATCAAGGCGAAATCGGATTTTTATCAGAAGATATTAATGTCAAAAAACTGCAGTTCAGAACCGTTTCTGCTGATTATGATTACGGTTTTCATCTCGCTCCGCAAAAACAATATATTGTATTGTTGGATGGAGGCGTAGAGATTGAAACTTCGCTGGGTGAAATCAGACAGTTTCAAACGGGAGAAATTCTTTTGGTTGAAGATATTTCAGGAAAAGGTCATACAACAAAAAACCTTGAGAAAAAGGAAAGAACTTCGCTTTTTATTCATTTATAA
- a CDS encoding Crp/Fnr family transcriptional regulator has product MFQNIIKNISRFVVLTPEEEKIYEDLLVLQKFPKKTLLLREGEICQFEGFIKEGCVRTYYLDENGFEVTLLFAVEDWWITDIASFNNQIPSKVFIETLEDTEIYTLNPTTKEELMQKVPKFERAFRLMMQKYVVTLQNRLINTISQPATDRYLEFIRVYPTIPQRVAQYYIASYLGVSKEFVSTIRKRLANKQK; this is encoded by the coding sequence ATGTTCCAGAATATCATCAAAAACATTTCAAGATTTGTCGTGCTGACACCTGAAGAAGAAAAAATCTATGAAGATCTTCTTGTACTGCAAAAGTTTCCAAAGAAAACACTTTTGTTGCGGGAAGGAGAGATTTGCCAGTTCGAAGGTTTTATCAAAGAAGGCTGTGTGCGAACCTATTATCTTGATGAAAATGGTTTTGAGGTAACCCTTTTGTTTGCAGTGGAAGATTGGTGGATTACTGATATTGCGTCATTCAACAACCAGATTCCATCAAAGGTTTTTATAGAAACACTGGAAGATACTGAGATTTATACTCTCAACCCGACAACAAAAGAAGAACTGATGCAGAAAGTTCCGAAGTTTGAAAGGGCTTTCCGACTGATGATGCAAAAGTATGTGGTGACTTTACAAAACCGTCTGATTAACACCATTTCCCAGCCAGCCACAGACCGTTATCTCGAATTTATCAGGGTTTATCCGACAATTCCACAGCGCGTTGCACAATACTACATCGCATCATATCTTGGAGTTTCGAAAGAGTTTGTGAGCACGATCAGAAAACGTTTGGCAAATAAGCAAAAGTAA
- a CDS encoding Rid family hydrolase, whose amino-acid sequence MSEQNKKSIGFGMPWEEIYGYAQAVKKGNTVWVSGQLGHNEKGELAEGMDAQMMQSYANIKQLLSRFEMSMDHVVEEVIYVTDMASGFEARKKFKNDFYPDPLSVASSIIGVSELALPGQFVEIKIIASH is encoded by the coding sequence ATGTCAGAACAAAACAAAAAATCAATAGGCTTCGGAATGCCTTGGGAAGAAATCTACGGATATGCACAGGCTGTAAAAAAAGGAAATACGGTTTGGGTGTCAGGTCAGTTGGGACACAATGAAAAAGGTGAACTGGCGGAAGGAATGGACGCTCAAATGATGCAAAGTTATGCCAATATCAAGCAACTTTTATCACGATTTGAAATGAGCATGGATCATGTGGTAGAAGAAGTGATCTATGTTACTGATATGGCATCGGGCTTTGAAGCGAGAAAAAAATTCAAAAATGATTTTTATCCTGATCCTTTATCGGTTGCAAGTTCAATTATTGGAGTAAGCGAATTGGCATTACCGGGACAGTTCGTCGAGATCAAGATAATCGCATCTCATTAA
- a CDS encoding pirin family protein yields the protein MDRKDFLKKGLLGTGMFVATASLGNTMKNEIDEIEPLEPIGYNHLPNTDSKIKDNSVIHKADSRGKADHGWLVSNHTFSFANYHNPERMHFGVLRVLNDDKVEAGRGFGTHPHDNMEIISIPLEGDLEHKDSMGNSAIIRSGDIQVMSAGTGIMHSEFNKNNDSLVKFLQIWVYPKRRNVTPRYDQMTLDKTKGQNKFQQILSPNAYDEGVWIHQDAWFHLGNFENHIETKYQIRKKGNGVYAFILKGSAEIEGQKVETRDGLGVWDITDLNIKSTSENTEILLMEVPMTM from the coding sequence ATGGACAGAAAAGATTTTTTAAAGAAAGGATTACTCGGAACAGGAATGTTTGTAGCGACAGCCTCATTAGGCAATACAATGAAAAATGAGATTGATGAAATCGAGCCTTTGGAGCCGATCGGATACAATCATTTACCAAATACAGATTCAAAAATCAAAGACAATTCTGTAATTCACAAGGCGGATTCCAGAGGGAAGGCAGACCACGGCTGGTTAGTGAGCAATCATACATTCAGCTTTGCCAATTATCACAATCCGGAAAGAATGCATTTTGGTGTTCTCAGAGTTTTGAATGACGATAAAGTGGAGGCGGGAAGAGGCTTCGGAACGCATCCTCACGACAATATGGAAATCATCAGCATTCCGTTGGAAGGAGATCTGGAACATAAGGACAGTATGGGAAATTCGGCGATTATCAGGAGTGGAGACATTCAGGTAATGAGTGCCGGAACAGGAATTATGCACAGCGAATTCAACAAAAATAATGACAGTTTGGTAAAGTTTCTTCAAATATGGGTATATCCAAAGAGAAGAAATGTGACACCGAGATATGACCAGATGACTTTAGACAAAACAAAAGGTCAGAATAAATTCCAGCAGATTCTTTCTCCCAATGCATATGACGAAGGGGTTTGGATTCATCAGGATGCGTGGTTCCATTTGGGAAACTTCGAAAATCATATTGAAACCAAGTATCAAATCAGGAAAAAAGGGAACGGTGTATATGCTTTTATTTTAAAAGGAAGTGCAGAAATCGAAGGACAGAAAGTGGAAACGAGAGACGGTTTAGGTGTCTGGGATATTACAGATTTAAATATCAAATCAACTTCAGAAAATACAGAAATTTTATTGATGGAAGTTCCGATGACGATGTAA